A genome region from Geobacter pickeringii includes the following:
- a CDS encoding MlaE family ABC transporter permease, producing the protein MPLTFVEHRVKSFLLEFQAFFSLCGKAVVRIFQRPAYYREFTTQLDKAGVGSLFIICLTGLFTGMVMALQALIQLKPFAATSYVGGMVAVTMVKELGPVLSSLMVAGRVGSAITAELGTMVVTEQVDAMRVEGTDIVKRLVATRLKALLIAMPMLAIVTDAVSLLGGFVIAVGYDINLLMYWKSLSQFMVFQDLIEGVVKPLVFGFVIAMIGCYAGLNTRGGAEGVGAAAKRAVVLSSVMVLVCDFFMTKIFIVFR; encoded by the coding sequence ATGCCCCTTACCTTCGTCGAACATAGGGTCAAATCGTTCCTGCTGGAATTCCAGGCGTTCTTCTCCCTCTGCGGGAAGGCCGTCGTCCGGATCTTCCAGCGTCCCGCCTATTACCGCGAGTTCACCACCCAGCTCGACAAGGCGGGGGTCGGCTCCCTCTTCATCATCTGCCTCACCGGTCTCTTCACCGGCATGGTGATGGCGCTCCAGGCGCTGATCCAGCTCAAGCCCTTCGCCGCCACGAGCTACGTGGGGGGGATGGTGGCGGTGACCATGGTGAAGGAGCTGGGGCCGGTCCTCTCGTCGCTCATGGTGGCGGGGCGGGTCGGCTCGGCCATCACCGCCGAGCTCGGCACCATGGTGGTGACCGAGCAGGTGGACGCCATGCGGGTGGAGGGGACCGACATCGTCAAGCGGCTCGTGGCGACCCGGCTCAAGGCGCTCCTCATCGCCATGCCGATGCTCGCCATCGTCACCGACGCCGTGTCGCTGCTTGGGGGGTTCGTCATCGCGGTGGGGTACGACATCAACCTCCTCATGTACTGGAAATCCCTCTCCCAGTTCATGGTGTTCCAGGACCTGATCGAGGGGGTGGTGAAGCCCCTGGTCTTCGGTTTCGTCATCGCCATGATCGGCTGCTACGCGGGGCTCAACACCCGCGGCGGCGCCGAGGGGGTGGGGGCGGCGGCCAAGCGGGCGGTGGTCCTCTCGTCGGTCATGGTGCTGGTGTGCGATTTTTTCATGACGAAGATCTTCATTGTGTTCCGGTGA